One part of the Glycine max cultivar Williams 82 chromosome 14, Glycine_max_v4.0, whole genome shotgun sequence genome encodes these proteins:
- the LOC100813669 gene encoding putative aminoacrylate hydrolase RutD, whose product MPFCNVGTQLPSPVADVPLNNDIKIFYRTYGGGPTKVLLIIGLAATHEAWGPQIKGLTGATVPDDVVWSEEEGNGGIHVCAFDNRGVGRSSVPVEKSEFSTKIMAKDAIALLDHLGWKKAHVFGHSMGAMIACKVAAMVPDRVLSLALLNVTGGGFQCFPKLDQQTISVAYRFLKAKTPEQRAAVDLDTHYSQEYLEEYVGTDKRRAILYQQYVKGISTTGMQSNYGFDGQLNACWAHKMTETEIEVIKSAGFLVSVIHGRHDIIAQIYYAKRLAEKLHPVARMVDLHGGHLVSHERSEEVNQALFDLIKASKVNMSPHDWTNLPKKESWWKEKRVLIRTNIQAGSNVSLNCCMLEKLHLFLLYLFGLLVLAFEYGRKLLGSLKPAQAGGSPSYIESQ is encoded by the exons ATGCCGTTTTGCAACGTCGGAACGCAGCTACCCTCCCCCGTCGCCGACGTGCCCCTCAACAATGACATCAAGATATTCTACAGAACTTACGGTGGCGGTCCAACCAAAGTGCTCCTCATCATAG GATTGGCCGCGACGCACGAAGCGTGGGGCCCACAAATCAAGGGCTTGACTGGAGCAACCGTCCCCGACGACGTCGTTTGGAGCGAAGAAGAAGGCAATGGTGGCATCCATGTATGCGCGTTTGACAATCGCGGCGTCGGTCGCAGCTCCGTGCCTGTCGAAAAATCTGAATTCTC AACCAAGATCATGGCGAAGGATGCAATTGCTTTGTTAGATCATCTAGGTTGGAAAAAAGCCCATGTTTTTGGGCACTCGATGG GAGCCATGATAGCTTGTAAAGTAGCAGCAATGGTTCCTGATCGAGTCCTTTCCTTGGCATTGCTCAACGTGACGGGTGGAGGTTTTCAATGTTTTCCAAAg TTGGACCAACAAACGATCTCTGTTGCTTACCGATTCTTGAAAGCAAAGACACCTGAACAAAGGGCTGCTGTTGACTTGGACACCCATTACTCTCAA GAATATCTTGAGGAATACGTTGGAACAGATAAGAGGAGAGCCATCTTATATCAG CAATATGTTAAAGGTATATCAACAACTGGGATGCAATCTAACTATGGTTTCGATGGTCAACTCAATGCATGTTGGGCACATAAAATGACTGAAACAGAGATTGAGGTGATCAAATCTGCAGGCTTTCTTGTTTCAGTCATCCATGGCAG GCATGATATAATTGCTCAGATATATTATGCAAAAAGACTTGCTGAGAAGCTTCATCCAGTGGCTAGAATGGTAGATCTTCATGGAGGTCATTTAGTAAGTCATGAGCGGTCTGAAGAG GTTAATCAAGCACTATTTGACTTGATCAAGGCATCAAAAGTGAATATGAGCCCACATGATTGGACTAATTTGCCAAAGAAAGAGTCTT GGTGGAAAGAGAAAAGGGTTTTGATCAGAACAAACATTCAGGCCGGAAGCAATGTCTCCCTTAACTGCTGCATGTTAGAAAAACTGCATCTCTTCCTATTATACCTCTTTGGTCTTCTTGTTTTAGCATTTGAATATGGAAGAAAGCTTCTAGGAAGCTTAAAACCAGCTCAAGCTGGAGGTTCCCCCTCATATATTGAAAGTCAATAA